The sequence below is a genomic window from Nicotiana tomentosiformis chromosome 6, ASM39032v3, whole genome shotgun sequence.
TTTGAGTCTTATATGCTTATCATAGTCAATAGTAGTAAGCTTTTGATTTTTCTCAAAAGGTGAACTTGCAGTCTTTGCACCACTGAGTCCCAATTCTGATATAAGCTCTAGTGCATACTTTCTTTGATTCAGTAGTATGCCTTTATGTGATCTCATGATTTCAATTCCCAAAAAATACCTTAGTTCTCCCAAGTCTTTGAGTTTGAAAGACTTATGTAAGGTCCTTTTAACTTCATCTATGATATCACTGCTGCTCCCAATAATCATTAAGTCATCCACATATACTAAAATGATCATCAAGTCTGTTCCTGACTTCTTTGTGAACAAGGAATGATCATAGGCACTTTGCATGTATCCTGCCTCAGTAAGAGCATTAGTCAGTTTTATATTCCACTGCCTTGATGCATGCTTGAGTCCATAAAGAGACTTAAGTAACTTGCAAACCTGAGACCCCCCGTCTATGGAATCCTTGTGGCAAAGTCATGCATACCTCCTCATAAAGATCACCCTACAGAAATGCATTGTTTATATCCATTTGGaataatttccaacctttagaggCTGCAAGGCTAATCACAGTCCTCACTGTGACCATTTTTGCAACAGGGGAAAAGGTCTCATGGTAGTCAAGACCTTCCTGTTGTGTATAGCCCTTAGCCACTAAGCGTGCCTTGAACCTGTCAACCTCACCATTTGCATTGTATTTGATTTTGTACACCCGCTTTGAGCCAATTGCTTTCTTTCCTGGCGGCAACTCTACAATCTCCCAAGTTTTGTTAGCTTCAAGTGCCTGAATTTCTTCTTGCCTAGCTTTAATCCATCTCTCATCTGTAGAGGCTTCATAGAAAGTCTTTGGTTATGTGAGGGCAGAGAAACTGGTAAGGTATGCTTGGTAGTGTTCTGGAAAATGTGTGTAGGTGACATAATTGGAGATTGGATAGGCAATGTGTCCTGATGCCAGTAACATAGTCTTTGAGCCAAATTGCTAGTTTTGTGCCTCTAGTGGATTTCCTAAGGATAGGAGCTTCTGCATTGTTAGCAGGTTCAAACGACTGCAATTGTTGAGTTGCTGCTTGTTGTTCTTGAAAATTTGCTTCAGTTTCCTCCATAATGGCTAGAGGTTCAACTACAACATCTTCTGATGCATTTGGAATATTTGCATTTACTCATGCTGACTCATCCAAATCTGCATCTGATGATTCTGCAGGGATTGCCTCTTCCTCCATACTTCCATTGCTTAAGTCTTCCTGATTTGCAGCAGGAACATCACCACCATATGTTCTTGGTACATTAGTGTTCATGGCTACTAGTACAAGAATGAACAAATCTTCTTGACAAGCTTCTTCACCTTGAAAAGGACAAACATCTTCTCTAAAGGTTACATGCATGCTAACAATGAAAATGTTAGATTCTAAATCAAATAGTTTGTACCCTTTTGTGTCTCTGAATACCCTATCATTACTGCCCTTTTTGCTCTAGGAGCAAACTTATCTCCTCTAGGTAGGGTACTGGTATAACATAAACAACCAAATACTCTTAAATGATCTATACTTGGTTGTTTACCATATAGCAATTCATAGGGAGATCTTTTATTTAAGACCTGTGTGGGTATCTTGTTGATTAGGTATACTGATGTTCTAACACATTTTCCCCAGAATCTGACTGGCATATTACTTTGAATCTTGAGTGCTCTAGCCACATCCAGGATGTTCCTGTGTTTCCTTTCCactactccattctgttgtggagtAAATGGACAACTGCTTTGATGCACAATCCCAAGTGAATCGAACAACTCACTACACTGATTGTTGAAAAACTTTGTGCCATTGTCTGTTCTCAATGTCTTAACCATTACACCAAACTGATTTTTTACCAAAGAAAGAAAATCtttcaatacaacaaaaaactTCACATTTTGATTTCAGCAAACAAGTCCAAGTATATCTACTACAGTCATCAACCAAAGtgacaaaatattattttctatcatTGGTTGCTACCTTGTAAGGACCCCATACATCAGCATGCACTAATTGAAACACACAATTTGAACTACTATTACTTATAGGAAAGTTCAGTCTACTTTGTTTAGCTAAAGGGAAAATCTGACAGTTCTTTTGCATCTCTAGCTTCACTTTATTCTTCAAATCCGGCAAGTGTTGCATAGCATGTGTAGAGGCATGTCCTAGCCTTTGATGCCACAGTGTGGTTGTTACTCCTTCTTTGTGAAATGAACCAGTAGCAACAACATCTCTTCTACTAAGTATATAAAGTCCACTATCTTCTTTACCAATCCCCAGCACCCTGCCATTGTATAATCCCTGAAATACACAGAAACCAGAGAAAAAATATGCAGAGCAACATAAGTCCTTAGTCAGCTTGGTCACTGAGAGCAAGTTGAACTTAAAGCACATATAAAACATTCTTAATTTTCTTATTCTCTAGGATTGTAGCATCTCCAGCATGTGTGATTTCAGATCTATCTCCTATAGGTGTTTGAACTTCATAACTACTTTGTCCCTCTATAGGTCTAATGGAATCCAATACATTTTTGCAAAATGTTATGTGGTGTGATGATCCTGAGTCTATTATCCAATCATATACACATACATTGGATACATTAGACATCAATGACATAATACCTGCCATGTTTGAAGATCCTGTCAACCCTGATGGTCCTGCACTCCTTTCTTCTAGTGAAGTTTTCTCTAACAGGTTTACCAATTGTTTGTACTGTTCTGATGTGAGATAGTTTCCTTGTGGTTGAGTTTTGGTTTCAATACCTGCATCTGTGTTAGCATTATTAGCAAAAGGTTTATATGTACCTTGTTGCCCTTTCTTCTTGCTTTTGAAATCTGGAGGATAGCCTATTATTTTGTAGCAGTTCTTTTTCAAGTGACCTTTATAACCACAATGCTCGCAAATCAGTCCTGGTTTCTTGCCTTTGAACATTTGACCCCTTCCTGCAAGCACTGGCAGCGGTTCCTTGTTTGATTGCACAACACCTAGTGTTCTTTGACTCTCCTCTTGTATAGCTACTGCATAAGCTTAATTAACTGATAGAACTGGCCTTCTCAGCAGTATATTGTTTCTCACTGGACTGTAGCTCTCATTGAGTCCCATAAGGAACTGCAACAATCTTTGCCTCACTAGATGTTCCACATACGACCTCGATTCTTCACGGTCACAAGAGGGCAATGGTCCTAAAATGTCCAATTCATCCCATAAATCCTTCATTTTTGAGAAATATGAGGTAACTGACTCAGTTCCTTGCTTTAGTGCTTTAGACTTGCAATCTCAGCCTAATGTTGATAGATCCTAGTCAAATTATCCTTATCAAATCTCTCTTTAAACTCATCTCATACCTTCTTTGCACTAGAAGCATACATGATGCTAGGCACCAATTCACTAGCTACAGTGCTACTCAACCACGAAACTACAATAGCATTGCATCTTTCCCACTGTGTCTCTAATTCTCCTTTGTACGATCCTTTTACACATGTACCGTTCACAAACCCTAACTTGTTCTTCACTGACAATGCAACCCTCATTGCTCTGCTCCATAGGGCATAGTTTTCTGGCCCTGTGAGCTTTAACGAGATCAATGGTATTCAAGGTGCATCTGAATCTCGAAGAAACAATGGATGATTGTGAGTTAGTTGTGCAATCTCATTTGTCGCCATGACTGAGCTTAAAGTTCTGCAACTACAATACTCTGATCTGCACAATTACAGCAAtcgaggctctgataccatgtaaattTGTTGAATCTATACTCTATGAATCAAGTTTCATAGCATGCGATTGAATCTAGAGATGAATCTGACGAAATctaaaagaagaaatgaagagaagAGACGAAGAGAAAAGGAGCATTTTTGCTTcagtagaagaagaagaatgaataCAATACAGTTCTGGAGGGCACTGTTCTATTTAACAGAATCACGTGCTCTTCACCCTCTCTAACAATATGACCCTCAAAGTTCTTTTGTCTACACTTAGGTCCCTCAATTAGTTTCTTCACTAACTAACAACCAACTCTATCTAATGTTCTTGATAAATGTCTTAGGATTAAAAGAACTATAATCAAGCAATGAAGAAAGAAGAAAACTATTAGTGTTATACTGGCCATCCCTTGTGAGTTTCCCCTCTTTCTATTGGATTGAATAAAaggaactttattttatttcacaTTAATACATTGAACTAAATTATTTAACTTTATATAACTTGTAAAAGAAACACAACTattacttcttcttcttttttgttaaGAACAACACAGtacaaaaaaattcaatttttttaagCATATTAACAAACAGCCTGAATGCATTGCTAAGAATAATGCTAACACAACCTCATTTTCAGTCTCTACCAAATAAACAAACCATTGCAGAAGCTAGAAAAGGAAAGTCAGCACAACAGGTCATCATGCAGAGGAATTTAATTACATAAGGATTATATATGGAGTAAGAGAAAATTCACATAAATCAATTAAGTTCCAGATATTAGACTTGTCCCAAGCTTATTGAGACATATTGAGGAACTGAACTTGATCTTAAATTCAATTTAAAATATGCTACACTTTTGTATACCAAGCTTGATATTAAACACTAAACATGAAATTGAACCAACGGAAGAAGGGAAGAATATTACTTTGAGATGACAGATACGTGAGGTAATTAAAAAAAGATACATCAGGCCATAAACAACCTTATTATTTGAAAGAGTGAACGAACGTAGAAAAGCGTAAAAGAAGGTTGAGGAACTCACCGGTCAAAAACTTGAGCGAAAGTAATGAAAATAACTCTTTGTTAATTACCGCATTCACGAAAAGTTAACAAATGATTCCTTGAAGGGATTTGGTATTTTGAAACAACATAATTTACCCAGTGACTCGCATTCTACAATTTTGTTTATCCCATGTGACTCGGTAATATCTTAGGACAATACCTCCTCTAAAATAGCATCAGAATTGTCATCCCGATATCAACTATCAAGCTGCATGTGTGCTGATACTCAAAAGATTACAAATACATGAGTCGAACCACCAAAACAAACCCCCAAAGAAAAACAGGATCGGTCACGATTACGTACCGATGGGCAACAAATCAAAGAAATTTTAGATGAACAAtttggtattggaaaatgaaCGGAGGAAAAAATGAATGAAGAATTGAAAGGAAACACAGAGTTAAGAAGCAAACGAACGGTCACTCACCAAAAGAGAAGAGAAATGGAAAAGGGAATTAAAATCAGAGAAAGTTGGGAAAGTTCCTTTCAAATTGCAGAGAAGAAGCTATATAGGGAAATGAACACGTGAAAAGCTAAAAGAAGAGTATTACCATTTTGCCTATACACGTGTTTACCACTGATGATCGAGAGCACATGAAATACATCATTTAGAAGCTAGGTCTATTTACCGTTCTACCCTTCGTCGTACATACTcactctgtttcaatttatgtgaacatatttcctttttagtccgtgccaaaaagaattactcctttccttatttggaaacaatttacctttatgtaatgatttataaccaaacaaaatatatgtgcctcattttacaccacaagttcaaaagtcttctctcttttcttaaactatgtgcccaatcaaatgggttcacataaattgaaatggatggAGTAGTTAAAAGTGACTCTAGCTAGGAACTGTTGTAGCCAAAAATTGTCGTGACCTACTTCAGGGGCGGATTTAGGGACTGGAAGGGGGTTCACTTGACCCTTTTCACCGGAGAATTACACTGTACATATACCAAAAAAATCTTTTTGTGCCTTTACATATTCTATTTTGAATCCCCTCTCCCCAGCCTAAAAGCATAGATTAGTGGTCAAGGGTGTTCAAAACCTTTCTGAGGTTGTTGGTTTAATTCCCACTAGCCACAGtcccttttaattttttaatgttTTCTTTTATGAACTCCTTAGCAGAAATCTTGCCACTGCCACTGCCTACTTAAATTGAGAATTTTTTACTTGGGGTGGTTTATGAGAACTAGCTAGTAGTAAAAGATTCTGCTAGTTTGCAGTGGTTGAtcatttgtcacgatccaaaactcgACCTGTCGTAATTGCGCCTATCAtagtactagacaagccgacatctcacacataccaacatttttaaaattcaaatatgCGTAAGAAAgtttaaataattaagaattTCACAAAATACCGGATATGAACCTCGAAACTCAATACAAAATCCTCCCAAAAGATCTGGGTGTCATGGAGTACATGAGCATTCTATATATATAACAACATAGTCTGGTACATTATCTGGAAAGTAAGACTAAATACATAAAACCGAAAGATAGGGAAAGGAGgatcaaggtctgcggacaccaagcagctacctcgatgatctccgaataGGTAGACTTCACGATCAACGACCGCCGTGCCCGAAAATGCCTGAATCTatacacgaggtgcagagtgtagtgtgagtacaaccaacttaataagtaTCGCAAATAATCAAGGCAAGGTAAGAGAGGCTTAATTTGTTGAAGTCACTAGTTAAATCAGTACAATTCTATCCTTTTTAATTAACATAATGTGAGATTTAAAGCTAGCCCATAAGGCTTCGTGATACGAATATCCGTGTGTGCATGTACACTGGTTCTCAACTGCCCTGCTCAACAGTATTATGGCATGTAGGGGAGAGAAAACAAGTAAatcaaataaatgataaaaaatacaagttttacacactgcacggacaactcacatactgcacgaacaactcatgtgctaacaaTAGAAtctgcgcggacaactcacgtgtgtcACGtgcaactcacgtgtcaataatatcaatatatggatcgacacggacaactcacgtaccaataatatcaatatatggatccgcaaggacaactcacgtgctgcacggacaattcacctaccaataatataatccgcccggcatagcCGCAGGCCCTAgtccaaaatatcatacagaaGAAATAAAGCAAGTGTACAGGTAtataataaatgaaataagattctcttaTCCCTCGACTGGTgtaaataacatgctaaagtgtaggcatgtgcaaagtttgCTATCGTAGCTAAATCCAgaaatttcatcaatgaaaagcatttatcaagttcattcagggattaaacctctaaGCAGACTCATCATGGCTCAATTAGATCACATAAACCGTTACCACATATTAGATATCGAAGCTCAAAGCTTAACATTCATTTTTGGGCTTATAGgagcccgagcacaacccaaACACGAATATACAACCCCGATGCCCTGCACATGGGATCATCCCTACACATGTGCGCACCCAAAAGCACGtggctatcacaacaattcaAACAACTGGTGCCTCAACCGAGTGtaaatacgatacttacctcaagcaacacgaatcactccgctagcaagcccttgcctcgtgaatcgacctttgaacgccccgaatctagccataaacaattcgatacaatcaacacgagctaaaggaatcaattccataagaaaataccaagttcttaatcaaaagttaaaaaatcaCTCTAaagccggcccccgggcccacgtctcgaaatccgataaaaagcacaaaatccggaagcccattcaaccacgagtctaatcacaccaaatttacaaaaatctaACACAAAATCGACACCCAAATCCCTAGCATtaaacccccaaattacaccttaaaaccacacaatctaggtggaaaaatcaatgggaaaacataattattgGGAAAAataaaccacaagtgacttacctcaagtatCCCTTCGAAATACCTCTCAAAATCACCTAATCCCGAGCTTGGAAtgttcaaaaatgaagaaaatctcggaaccctcgtttttaatACACTACCCCACCTTTTCGCTTATGCGGCTCacttaaccgcacctgcggttccgtTTTTGCGGACACacctccgcttttgcggacctgCCTCACCAGGCCCCTCTTTGCTTCTGCGATacttcctccgcatctgcgaactcgcaggtgcggaaattctcTTCGCACCTGCTCAACTCCCCCAGCTGGCCAAACTCCGGTTATGTGCCCAAtgcgccgcatctgcgaccacgcaggtgcggaaaatcacctcgcacctgcgaccactgcccattTCTTTCCAGGACGCTTCTGCGATtcccttctcgcttctgcgagctcgtacCTGCAGTCAGAACTCCgcaagtgcgatcacaccagaccTAGTGCACTTTAGCAGTCTTTCAAATTCCAatcttgatccgttaactatccaaactccacccgaggcccccgggacctcaaccaaatataccaacatgtcctaaaacacgatacgaacctagtcaaaccctcaaatcacattaaacagtatgaaaaacatgaatcacacccaaattcaagcctagtgGAACTAAGggattccaacttctacaaacgacgccgaaacctatcaaatcacgtccgattgacctcaaattttgcacgtaagtcacaaatgacaccaagGACCTACTACAACTCCCGGAACCctaatccgagcccggtaaccacaaagtccactctcgttCAAACTTTCGAATTTCTAATtttttccatttcaagcctaattttactacggacctccaaatcacaatccgaacatactcataaattcaaaatcacccatcggagctaacagaactatcaaaactctattctggagtcatttacacataagtcaatatcctgtCAACCTTTTTaatttaagctttcaaccttgagactaagtgtctcaactcgttccaaaacctttccggacccgaaccaactaccccggcaagtcacatggAATCTATAAggcacaaaatgagcagtaaatgagggaatggggctacaactctcaaaatgaccggctgggtcgttacatcctcaccctcttaaacaaacgttcgtcctcgtaCGGTTCTAGAAacgtacttggagtctcaaataggcgtggatatctgctccgcatctcccgctagGTATttcaagtagcctcttcaaccggCTGACCTcttcactgcaccttcactgacgcTATGTCCTTtaatctcaactttcaaacctgtcgatgcaaaatggccaccggctccatatcatatgtcaaatcaccatccaactgaaccgtgctgaaatccaaaacatgagatggagcACTGACAtgcttccgaagcatagaaacatgaaatactgcatgcacactcgacagactaggtggcaaggcaactttgtaagccacatctccaatcctctgaagcacttcaaacgacccaatataccgagggattaacttgcccttcttccccaacctcatcacacccttcatgggtgacaccttgaacagtaccttctccccaaccatctaagcaatatcacgaaccttccgatcggcgtaactcttctgcctagactatgCCGTGCAAAGCCGATCcagaatcaatttaaccttgtctaaagtatcctgaaccaagtcagtacccaatagcatagactcgcccggctcaaactaacccaccgtagatcgacaccgtctcccataaaaagcctcatacagagccatctaaatgctcgactggtagctgttattgtagccaaactccgcgagtggcagaaactgatcctaagaacccctgAAATCTATGACataagcacgtagcatatccttcagtatctgaatagtgtgctcggactgtccgtctgtctgagggcgaaatgttgtactcaacttaatatgggtgcccaactctcattGTACCACTCcccaaaactacgatgtaaactgtgtgccccgatttgaaatgatggataccggcacaccatgaaggcaaacaacctcgcagatgtaaatctcaacCAACTGCTCCGaggaataagtagtcccaactagaatgaagtgtgcggacttggtcagcggatccacaatcacccaaataataTCGAAcatcctcgaagtccgtgggagcccaactacaaaatccatggtgatccactcccatttccattctagaatcTCCAGCCTATGAAGCAACcccccggtctctgatgctcatattttacttgctagcaatttaggcaccgagctacaaaccccaatATGTCcttcattctccttcaccaatagtgctacTTAAAGTCCttgtacatcttcgcggcacgcggatgaatggaataccgcgaactgtgggcctcctcaagaatcaactcacgtagcccatctacattgggcacacaaatctgaccctgcatccttaacaccccatcatccccgaTAGTAACATCCtcggcatcaccgtgttgaaccgtgtccttaagggcaAGCAAATGAGCATCATCATACCGGCGCTCtttgatgtgatcatataaggaagaccgagaaactacacaagctagaacccgactgggctccgaaacatctaatctcatgaacaggttagccaaggcctgaacatcaattgcaagtggtctctcaccaacaggaatgaatgcaaggctacccatactgattGCGTCCAAATGTACACCTCTTAAAAggtatgaaacggtcgattgcaattatagtaacccaacgaagagtcggggtcgaatccacatggagctagatgggagttaggggtatatattctaatacatgaaattgaactatcttaatttgcacttccacaaattggattttttttttctatttctaattttacactAAAGCTTGCAGAATAAAGAAATAAGAGTAGGATGATTGTTTTTTATGGTTTTCAAATTGGTAAAgagcctagggttgtgaccattatctaggtgtttgcctaatgggataaatagcttaatacttgttttgttgattgcggtgtgttatagctatcaactctcaattatccactcaatacctctcggttagagagtgattttttccaatttgactttctcaagaccaaatgggtatcacacgaatacagttgataaaagctcaagtcggactattactatctctaggttgaaccctttaactgggttaatcaatctctcgattgacccaaatccttgttagccaagttttcctagactaagtctctctttctcaagtagagactaagtcaaataggcataaaccaatgtttgcaaccattaatttcacaaattaaagcatgaactaggctaaataataaatacccaaatcataaacaagcactaatttaattacccataaggttaacacactagggttgggtcacaaccctagtaaaaatctagctactcatgcttgggtttgaagaagaagtagaagaagaagaaacaccaattaaaatctagctactcatgcttgggtttgaagaagaagtagaagaagaagaaacaccaattaaactcataatgtaagcttaaaataataaaatcttttgtaaaatataccaaaatatagtaaacttccaaaagaggcaaagaaaaacggctacagtacttgttgatgtcaaaacttaacctaattttgtgaaactcatctatttatacaaggctgaaaatttCTGACAAAATGCCCGTCatgaggttctgcggccgcacaattccatgtgcggtccgcagaactctTCATCGGAGCTGATATTTTATGGCCGCACAATTATGAACTGCGGCCGCGAGAAATTATTTTTGAGGTCCACAGATTTTGCATTACGACCTCAAGGCCCTCTTCTGTGGTCCACAATAGTATGATTACGACCGCAAGacaatcttctgcggccgcacaaatcttATGCGGACCACAATTCAATGAAGCTCTGGACTTAGCTATTTTTTCATCTCTCTGATCTTGGTCTTGAGCCCTTCgtttgcggctgcacaattcatgtgcggtccgtaaTTTGCACG
It includes:
- the LOC138894498 gene encoding uncharacterized protein — protein: MRVALSVKNKLGFVNGTCVKGSYKGELETQWERCNAIVVSWLSSTVASELVPSIMYASSAKKDLWDELDILGPLPSCDREESRSYVEHLVRQRLLQFLMGLNESYSPVRNNILLRRPVLSVN